In Actinoplanes octamycinicus, the genomic window TGGCGTTCATCGTGATCGATGAGGCTAGCTCACCCTGCCAAGTGCTTTGCCTGCCAGCTCGGGCACTCGCCGGCGCGGTCGGCCTGACGCCTTCGTCCGACCACGCGCCGCAGGCGCGTAGTGCCAGGTGACCCGGTTGGAAAGCGCGCCCCGGTGGACATCGTGCGCCAAGGATGCGGCACCACGGCGACGGCGGCGGCATCATTCTGTTCCACACGGGAAGAAGTCGGTCTCCTGACCACACCGTCGGCAGGAGCCCCTCGGCCACGCCACCCCGGCATCCGGGGCGTCGCCCCCACCATGGCCGACCGGCTCCTCGCCAACCGACGCGCAGAAGGCCCGAGCAGGTCAGATACCGCAGGCCCGAAGCCGGAACGCCGGAGAGCAAAAAAGCTCCCACCAAAAGGTGGGAGCTCATGAGCAAGGTACTTGTGGGCGATACTGGGATCGAACCAGTGACCTCTCCGGTGTGAACGGAGCGCTCTCCCGCTGAGCTAATCGCCCTCAACGAGATGGAACTCTACCGGACCGCGGCAGCACCACAAAAACGGGGGTCCGGTCAGTGCGCGGCGAGCCAGTCCCGGGTCCACTGGATCAGGTCGACGCCGAGGCTCAGCCGGACCGCCGCCCAGACCACCGCAGCCACGAAGATCATCCCGACGATGCCGATCAGGCCGCGCACCGGCAGGCTCTGCCGGCCGATCCAGTGCGTCCAGCTCCGCACGTGCCGCTTGGTGAACTCCAGGAGGTTTTTCGCCCAGGCGAACTCCAGAGCCAGGATGGCCAGGCCCAGAATGACGATGGCCCACCCGGGGCCGGGGAACGGGATGAGGACGATGCCGAGGGCCACGACCAGCGTGCCGAGCACTCCGACGCCGATCTTGAGAGCCAGCCGCCCGGACGGGTTCGAGCGGATACGGTCGAGCAGACGCACGTCAGAAGCCTTGTCGTCCGGTTTTACACCCATTTCATCCCCCAGTGTCCCGGAGCCCCGTCACTACCCGGGAGGAATGGACGTTACCGGAGTAAGTCAACTGCTGGACCACCCGACGCCGGGCGGAACCGAGTACATGGGCAGAACAGGACAAGATATCTAATTGCGTCCTGGACGGAGGGCTTTTCGGAACCGTCTTCCCACTACTGGGTGAGATCAGCGTATGGCGGAGCGTAACGACAGGGATCACCTGAGTATGGGAAACGCGGGGTTCACCAGCCTCGCAGCGGTGCCGGGGGGAGTTCGTCCATGAGTACCATTCGTCCAACGACCGTCGAGGTCGAGACCTCGCTGCGGCTCGTAGCGCCTGACGCGACGGCACTGCCCGTGCGCGCCAGTCTGCGTTACGACCCAGCGGACCCGTATGCGGTCCATGTGTTGTTCCACGCGGAATCAGCCGGTGGGGAAGCCGTGAGCTGGTCCTTCGCGCGGGAACTGCTGGTCACCGGCCTTG contains:
- a CDS encoding TIGR02611 family protein, which translates into the protein MGVKPDDKASDVRLLDRIRSNPSGRLALKIGVGVLGTLVVALGIVLIPFPGPGWAIVILGLAILALEFAWAKNLLEFTKRHVRSWTHWIGRQSLPVRGLIGIVGMIFVAAVVWAAVRLSLGVDLIQWTRDWLAAH